The sequence below is a genomic window from Sorangiineae bacterium MSr12523.
AACGTCATTTCCAACGAGGCGCTCGGGAAGCTCGGGCTGAAGGTGAAACCACCAATGCCAATACCCCGTCGTGGAGGCAAAATCGATCCGCCGCACCATTTCGCACGTCGGCAGAACGTCCATGATGACGAGGCGCTCGACTTGATCCGGCCGATCCAATGCCCAGCGATGCGCCACGCGCGCTCCGCGATCGTGGCTAACGACGATGGCGCGAGAAAAACCGAGCTTCTCGACGAGCGTCGCGACGTCCGCCGCCATGGTTCGCTTGTCGTAGCCGGACTCGGGCTTGTCCGTGCGCCCGTATCCGCGTAAATCGGGGGCAATGACGGTATGGGTGGTGGCAAGCTCCGGGATGAGGTATCGCCAGCAATGGCTCGTCTGCGGCCACCCGTGTAAAAGTACGATGAGCGGCCCGCTTCCCGCACGGAGGTAATGCATTCGCAACTCGTTGGACTTTCCGACAGATACGACATCCGCCGTGACCTCCACCTGACCCATGACGAACTCCTCGCGCTTGCCGGCCTCTATACTAACCGTATCATATGGTTATGATCTAGTAACGAACGCGAAGTGGACAAGGGCAGCGATCCGACATGCGAAAGAAATCCTCGAAAGATTGGAATTGGGACGGCGGGCGCCTCTCGCTCGATTTCATCAACACCGTGCGCGACCGAAAAACGGGAGATCGCGAGCTTTTGGTCGACCCTGCCGATCTTGCCGAATGGTTGGTGCAAACCAAGCTTCTCGATGCCGAGCCCGACGTCTCGATGCGCCAGCTCGCACGCGCGCAAGCCCTACGTGAAGCCATCGATCGACTCGCGGTCGGTTTCGGCGGCGGGAACATCGAAGCGGCAGACGTCGATCTGCTGAATGAGTGCGCGCGGGTCCGCCCATCGGCCCCCGAATTGATTCTAGGGCGTGGGGGAAGCCTCGAAGTGCGCTCCGCGCGCGAAAAGGATCCCGTGGGTGTGGCCCTCGGGAAAATTGCCGTCGATGCGATCGAGCTGCTCACGGCCCCGCGGGGCATGTTTCGCATATGTGCGGCGGACGACTGCGGATTACGCTTCGAAGATCGATCCCCGTCGCGCAACCGCCAATGGTGTTCGATGAAAGTGTGCGGCAACCGAGAGAAGGCGCGACTTCATTATCAACGCCAGAAATGAGTACGTCCAAGGCATCAACGTAGAATACGAAATACGCCAATGTCGTCGGCGAGGGCGCCTTGGCTCGGTGCGGTCTGATTCAGGGAAGCCTCGACGCCGACCCAACCGTGGAAGACGCCATTGTCGTCGACGACTTGGAGCAACGGTTTGACGTGCGAGTTGCCCGTGTAGCAGGTCTCGCCGCGAGCATCCGCCAATTGGATTCGCCAGTGCCACAACGTATCGCGTCGGTGGCCCGTGGGGGAATTGGCCGGTGCGACGTAATACTCGGTGCCGGTGGTGGCGCTTCCGGTGCGGGCGCCGAGGCAGGAGCCGCCGCTGCATTTCGACCAGCCGGTGACCCAGAACGGCGCGCCATCGCCGTGGTCGATGAACGGGGTGGAGCTCGTGTCGTTCGTCTTCCACAAGTCGAAGCGGTGAACCATTTGCGTATGGTCGACCCCCGCGATGGTCGCTGCGGATTTGCGCGCGCTCCAGGCGGCATTGCTTCCATTGCCGTAGCCGTGGGTGGCGCCGAAGTTGTTGCCCGCGAGCTCCACATTGGCCAGGGCACCGCCCGCCAAGGAACCGAGCGTCCAATCTTCCCATTGGCCGCCGCTCCAGGCGATGTGCAACTTGGTGCCGTTGACGCTGAAGGTTCCACTCAGCGTTTCCGACGCCCCGGTGGAGTCGTAGCCATTCGCCGTTTGCACGTTGCAGGCGCGTGCCACGCATCCGTTGGCAACGAAGCCCGTATATGTGCGGTTCACACGCTCGCTCTGCGACCAGTGCCAATGCCTTTCGGACACCTTGCCGTCGGCCGAAAAGGTATACATGCCGAGGCGCACCCAGTTCGTTCTCGAGCTGGTGCGCAATCCGCCAATGGCCATGGTGAAGTTCGTTTTCCCCAATGGCAATGCCGCCGCCTCCAGTGGAGACGGCGTCACCTGGACATCTTGGTCTTCATCGTGCGATTCGAGCCCCTCGTCCGCGGCACAAGCCAACAACGACGCGCCCAACAACGCCATCATGGTGAGTTTCATGCCGCTCCCACGAGCGAAGAGCGTACCAACGAGAACAATCACCATGGGCGCGCATTCCATGCCTGCGCGCGCCAGATCGTGTCACGCGCAGGTTGACTCGGCCCATGGGTCGTCAGCGATCCACGCGCGCCGGCGGCACGGTGCGATCAAAGGGAGGCGCTTCTTTCATGCACTTCTCGAACTGCGGTTCGAGCGCGTGCAACTGCGAGGGCAATGAGAGCGATCTCCCGTCCACGCTCCGACCGAACCCGCTCCAGTCCAGGCCCGACGCGTTGACGCTGAACCAAATCAACGTGGCCGGTGCATGCATAAGATCGCGCGGAACGCCACCCCCTTGTCCGGCAAACCACAAACGCGAGTCGTAGCTGTTGTGTCGATTGTCACCCATGACGAAAAACTCGCCCTGGGCGACCGCGTAGGGGCCTTGATATTCCACGGACTGATTCTGCAAATCGAACATCGTGAGAAAGGCTTTCCCCTCGAGGAACTCGACCTCGATTTGGTACGGCCGTGGAGCCTCACCCTCGAGCCCCCTCCGAAGCGTCGCCGTACCCAACACGCAATGCGGAACCTCCCAGCCATTGATCCACGGGTGCCCTTGCTTGGCCTCGACCCTGTCGCCACCACGCCCGATGACCCGTTTGGCAAAGTCCTGTTCCGGCTTCTCGGGAAATGCAAATATCGCGACCTCTCCCCGAACGGGCTCCCGAATGCGGTAGGTCAATTTATTGGCAAAGATATGATCCTCGACGAAGAGCGTCGGTATCATCGCCCCCGAGGGAATCTTGAAGGCCTCGAGAACGAACGTGCGCGTGAGGATCGCCAAGGCGAATCCCAGCACGGCCAACCCCATGCCTTGAAGGACTACGCGCCCCCACGAGAGGTAAACGAATTGCTCCTCCGGAATCAGCAGGGTATCGACGGCAAGCACGAGTCGATACAACGCGAGCGTCAGCACCGCGAGCAGCACCCCCGCGATGGTCAACGGACCGGCAATGGCCAACACCCCCGCCGCGAGGCACAGGCATCCAAAACCAACCCCCAAAAGCCAAAGCCCCCGGCGCGTTTGCCCCAAGTAAGCATGGCCCGCCCCTATGAAGATGAAAGACAAAATGAACGCCAGCACCCGACTCCGAGGCTCCCGCTCCCGATTGCGATCCATGGTGAATGCGCAGTCTAGCGGCCCGTTCGGGGTGCTGTCATTTGATGTCAGCCCACGTCCCTAGCGCAGGCGGCACGGCCGCGGCAGGCTCGGACGATGCACAGTTCGTCCGGAAGCTCGAATCGGGGGGCGCTCATCGTCGGGGCGGGGGCCGCGGGGCTGCTCCATGGCCTCTCGTTTCGTGCGCATGGGGTCCCAGTGTTGGCGGTCTACGATCCCGATCGCGACAAGGCGCGGCGGTTCGCGGAGCTCGTGGGGGGGCCGCGCGTGCTGGATGATTTGGCCGGCATCGACCAGAATTCCGACATCGGGTGCGTCAGCATTTGCAGCCCGCCGCTCGTCCACGTCGAGCAAGCGGAGCGCTGCGCCGGCCCCGATCGGCTTCTCTTCGTCGAAAAGCCCGTGGCCATGACTCGTGACGAAATGCTTCGCTTGGAGAAGCTGCCCTTCGCGGTGCCCATCGTCCAATGGCGCGCGGGCCGTGCCATTCGCACCGTGCGGCGCGCGATCGCCGAAGGCCTCCTCGGCCCCACGCCCAGCGTCGCCATCGATCTCGCATGGCACCGCGATGCGCGTTACTTCTCCGAGGGACGCGACCGCTATGATCTATGGGGCTGCGGCGCGCTGCTCTCCGTGGGTATCCATGCGCTCGACGCCGTGTGCTTCGCGCTCGATCGCCCCATCGCCGAAGTGCACGGCACGCTCGGCTACGCCACGGGCATCGAGGTCGAAACACGCGCGGCCTTGGACATCGCCTTTCGCGGCGGCGCACTCGCCAGCCTGCGCATCACCTTCGACGCGGGCATGGACCAGACGCGCCTCACCTTCTGCGGCGCCGGCGTCACGGCCACCATCGCGGGAAGCGAGGCCGATCCCACCGCCAACCCCGTCGAGTTCATCGCCGCCGATCCCGCCAAGCTCCGCGTGCTGCAAGCCCTCGAGGACAAGGTCGACGGGGTGGGCCAAAGCCCACTCCTCGTCCCGTTCATCGGTCGCGCCCTCGAATCATTCCGCCAGGGCATGATGCCCGGCGCATCGTCGCACTTCCCATCGGTACGCGACGTCGCCATCGCCCACGCGGCCATCTTCCGCGTGTACGAGGGC
It includes:
- a CDS encoding ABATE domain-containing protein, which encodes MRKKSSKDWNWDGGRLSLDFINTVRDRKTGDRELLVDPADLAEWLVQTKLLDAEPDVSMRQLARAQALREAIDRLAVGFGGGNIEAADVDLLNECARVRPSAPELILGRGGSLEVRSAREKDPVGVALGKIAVDAIELLTAPRGMFRICAADDCGLRFEDRSPSRNRQWCSMKVCGNREKARLHYQRQK
- the lepB gene encoding signal peptidase I, whose translation is MDRNREREPRSRVLAFILSFIFIGAGHAYLGQTRRGLWLLGVGFGCLCLAAGVLAIAGPLTIAGVLLAVLTLALYRLVLAVDTLLIPEEQFVYLSWGRVVLQGMGLAVLGFALAILTRTFVLEAFKIPSGAMIPTLFVEDHIFANKLTYRIREPVRGEVAIFAFPEKPEQDFAKRVIGRGGDRVEAKQGHPWINGWEVPHCVLGTATLRRGLEGEAPRPYQIEVEFLEGKAFLTMFDLQNQSVEYQGPYAVAQGEFFVMGDNRHNSYDSRLWFAGQGGGVPRDLMHAPATLIWFSVNASGLDWSGFGRSVDGRSLSLPSQLHALEPQFEKCMKEAPPFDRTVPPARVDR
- a CDS encoding Gfo/Idh/MocA family oxidoreductase; this translates as MHSSSGSSNRGALIVGAGAAGLLHGLSFRAHGVPVLAVYDPDRDKARRFAELVGGPRVLDDLAGIDQNSDIGCVSICSPPLVHVEQAERCAGPDRLLFVEKPVAMTRDEMLRLEKLPFAVPIVQWRAGRAIRTVRRAIAEGLLGPTPSVAIDLAWHRDARYFSEGRDRYDLWGCGALLSVGIHALDAVCFALDRPIAEVHGTLGYATGIEVETRAALDIAFRGGALASLRITFDAGMDQTRLTFCGAGVTATIAGSEADPTANPVEFIAADPAKLRVLQALEDKVDGVGQSPLLVPFIGRALESFRQGMMPGASSHFPSVRDVAIAHAAIFRVYEGETRTQRAIHPPSTASTCPVT